One genomic region from bacterium encodes:
- a CDS encoding cold-shock protein, whose amino-acid sequence MEKGTVKWFNASKGYGFITREQGGDVFVHFNAIQGTGYKSLDEGDQVEFEVTQGQKGLQASNVTKL is encoded by the coding sequence ATGGAAAAAGGTACCGTCAAGTGGTTCAACGCCTCCAAGGGCTATGGCTTCATCACCAGAGAACAGGGCGGCGACGTCTTTGTGCATTTCAATGCCATCCAGGGCACCGGCTACAAGTCACTGGATGAGGGTGATCAAGTCGAGTTCGAAGTCACCCAGGGCCAGAAGGGCCTCCAAGCCAGCAACGTCACCAAACTCTAG
- a CDS encoding sugar kinase: MQKLDIRQDACGLDFLSVGALVHRLDPGVIPFRKAHSFTVHVSGGEYNVAANLSDCFGLTTGIATAMVRYPIGEMIQARVREMGVRPFYKWFEHDGVRGPNMATVYSDLGMGVRPPVVFYNRANEAGALLKPGDIDWKSIFAGGVRWFHSGGIFAALSTTTSKLILEGMRAARQAGAINSFDLNYRAKLWAPIGGLQKAQQVLRSIASEIDVLIGNEEDMQLGLGIAGPDAARSEIKSESFFAMIEKVVKEFPNVKAVATTLREVRSSNRHDWGAVLWLKGDQYVSPVCTLDVLDRIGGGDGFAAGLIYGLIAGRDPEEALRLGWAHGALLTTFPGDVTMARLPEVEAFARGGSARVQR, translated from the coding sequence ATGCAAAAACTCGATATCCGCCAGGACGCCTGCGGCCTCGATTTCCTTTCGGTCGGTGCGCTGGTCCACCGTCTCGATCCCGGGGTGATCCCCTTCCGCAAGGCGCACAGCTTTACCGTTCATGTTTCGGGCGGCGAATACAACGTCGCCGCCAACCTCTCCGACTGCTTCGGTCTCACCACCGGCATCGCCACCGCCATGGTCCGATACCCCATCGGCGAGATGATTCAGGCGCGAGTGCGCGAAATGGGTGTCCGTCCCTTTTACAAATGGTTCGAGCACGACGGCGTGCGCGGCCCCAATATGGCGACCGTCTATAGCGACCTCGGCATGGGGGTGCGGCCGCCGGTGGTCTTTTATAACCGCGCCAACGAGGCCGGCGCCCTGCTCAAGCCGGGCGACATCGACTGGAAGTCCATTTTCGCCGGCGGCGTCCGCTGGTTCCATTCCGGCGGCATCTTTGCGGCCCTCTCCACAACCACCTCGAAACTGATCCTCGAGGGGATGCGCGCCGCGCGCCAGGCGGGGGCGATCAACTCCTTCGACCTCAACTACCGCGCCAAGCTCTGGGCCCCCATCGGCGGACTCCAGAAAGCCCAGCAGGTGCTGCGCAGCATCGCCTCCGAGATCGATGTCCTGATCGGCAATGAGGAGGACATGCAACTCGGCCTCGGCATCGCCGGACCAGACGCGGCCCGGTCGGAGATCAAGAGCGAGTCCTTTTTCGCGATGATCGAGAAGGTGGTCAAGGAATTTCCCAACGTCAAGGCGGTGGCCACCACCCTGCGCGAGGTGCGTTCGAGCAACCGCCACGACTGGGGGGCGGTGCTCTGGCTCAAGGGGGATCAATACGTGTCGCCCGTGTGCACCCTCGACGTTCTCGATCGTATCGGCGGCGGCGACGGTTTTGCGGCCGGGCTGATCTACGGCCTTATCGCCGGCCGTGACCCCGAGGAGGCGCTGCGCCTTGGCTGGGCCCACGGCGCCCTGCTGACCACCTTCCCGGGCGACGTCACCATGGCCCGGCTCCCGGAAGTCGAGGCCTTCGCCCGGGGGGGGTCCGCCCGCGTGCAGCGCTGA
- the gnd gene encoding decarboxylating NADP(+)-dependent phosphogluconate dehydrogenase, translating to MHSYAIGVIGLGVMGRNLALNIERHGYPVAGFDLDEKQRLLAADKFAGKKMTVCASLAEFLQLLESPKKILMMVPAGKPVDAVIQALIPHLAPGDILIDGGNSHFPDTERRTQELTARGFHYIGTGVSGGEEGALWGPSIMPGGSPDAWPHVKPILQAIAARVADGTPCCEWVGNGGAGHFVKMVHNGIEYGDMQMICEAYFLMEQLLGLSAAEMHTVFAEWNRGELNSYLIEITAAIMTKIDARTGRPIIDVILDTAGQKGTGKWTSQVALDLGVPAPTIAEAVFARTLSAIKEERIAAAKVLPGPEQPFAGDRQAFVEQIRQALYAAKICSYAQGFQLMAAASKEFHYGLNFGQIALLWRGGCIIRAQFLDKIKEAFDEQPDLPNLLLAPYFRQVLASHHQAWRTVVSRAVEAGLSIPAFSSALAYYDGYRSSRLPANLLQAQRDYFGAHTYERSDAPRGEFFHTEWL from the coding sequence ATGCATTCTTATGCCATCGGGGTCATCGGCCTGGGCGTCATGGGGCGCAACCTGGCCCTCAACATCGAGCGCCATGGCTATCCCGTTGCCGGGTTCGACCTCGACGAAAAACAGCGGCTGCTTGCCGCTGATAAATTCGCGGGCAAAAAGATGACCGTATGCGCCAGCCTAGCCGAATTTCTGCAGCTCCTCGAGAGCCCTAAAAAGATCCTGATGATGGTGCCCGCCGGCAAACCGGTCGACGCGGTCATCCAGGCGCTGATCCCGCATCTCGCCCCGGGCGACATCCTCATCGACGGCGGCAACAGCCATTTCCCCGATACCGAACGTCGTACGCAAGAACTCACGGCTAGAGGATTCCATTACATTGGCACCGGCGTCAGCGGCGGCGAAGAGGGGGCCCTCTGGGGCCCGTCGATCATGCCCGGCGGCTCTCCGGATGCCTGGCCGCACGTCAAGCCGATCCTCCAGGCCATCGCTGCCCGGGTGGCCGACGGCACACCCTGCTGCGAATGGGTCGGCAACGGCGGCGCCGGTCATTTTGTCAAGATGGTCCATAACGGCATCGAATACGGCGATATGCAGATGATCTGCGAGGCCTATTTTCTCATGGAGCAGCTGCTCGGGCTGAGCGCAGCGGAGATGCATACGGTCTTTGCAGAGTGGAATCGGGGCGAGCTCAACAGCTACCTGATCGAGATCACCGCCGCCATCATGACCAAAATCGACGCACGCACCGGCCGGCCGATCATCGACGTCATCCTCGACACCGCCGGGCAGAAGGGGACCGGCAAATGGACCAGCCAGGTCGCCCTCGATCTCGGCGTTCCGGCACCGACCATTGCCGAGGCGGTCTTCGCCCGCACCCTCAGCGCTATCAAGGAAGAGCGCATCGCCGCCGCGAAAGTGCTGCCCGGACCGGAGCAGCCGTTCGCCGGTGACCGGCAAGCCTTCGTCGAGCAGATCCGCCAGGCGCTCTACGCCGCCAAAATCTGCTCCTACGCCCAGGGCTTTCAGCTCATGGCCGCCGCCTCCAAAGAGTTCCATTATGGCCTCAATTTCGGCCAGATCGCCCTGCTCTGGCGCGGCGGCTGTATCATCCGCGCCCAGTTCCTCGACAAAATCAAAGAGGCCTTCGACGAGCAACCCGACTTACCCAACCTCCTCCTCGCTCCCTATTTCCGCCAGGTGTTGGCCAGCCATCACCAGGCCTGGCGCACGGTGGTCAGCAGGGCGGTCGAAGCCGGCCTCTCCATCCCCGCGTTCTCCAGCGCCCTGGCTTACTACGACGGCTACCGCAGCAGCCGGCTGCCCGCCAATCTGCTCCAGGCGCAGCGCGACTATTTCGGCGCCCATACCTATGAGCGCAGCGACGCGCCGCGGGGCGAATTCTTCCACACGGAATGGCTTTAA
- a CDS encoding SDR family oxidoreductase translates to MSYIEDLFGLKGRTAVVIGGGGVLAGKMAEGLARAGADIAILDINPENARKQANECKKYGVKALSIKVDASSKEELRAAADTILAKIGRIDILINAPGINSSTPFLEIEEEEYDRIMRVNLKSIFLACQLFGKIMIEQGEGGSIINISSAASEIPLSKVFTYSISKAGVNNLTRNLAREWAPFKVRVNALAPGFFPAEQNRKILTPERTADILRHTPMGRFGDAEELVGAVIWMASQKAAAFVTGALIRVDGGFTAMTI, encoded by the coding sequence ATGAGCTATATTGAAGACCTGTTTGGCTTGAAGGGCCGGACGGCCGTCGTCATCGGCGGGGGTGGCGTCCTGGCCGGCAAGATGGCCGAGGGGCTCGCCCGTGCCGGGGCCGACATCGCCATCCTCGACATCAATCCGGAGAATGCCCGCAAGCAAGCCAATGAATGCAAAAAGTACGGCGTCAAAGCCCTTTCCATCAAGGTCGACGCCTCGAGCAAAGAGGAGCTGCGCGCCGCTGCGGACACCATCCTCGCCAAGATCGGGCGCATCGATATCCTCATCAACGCTCCTGGGATCAACTCTTCCACCCCTTTCCTCGAGATCGAAGAGGAGGAATACGACCGGATCATGAGGGTCAATCTCAAGAGCATCTTCCTCGCCTGTCAACTCTTCGGAAAGATCATGATCGAGCAGGGCGAAGGGGGCAGCATCATCAACATCTCCTCCGCCGCCTCCGAGATCCCGCTCTCCAAGGTCTTCACCTACAGTATCAGCAAGGCGGGTGTGAACAACCTCACGCGCAACCTCGCGCGCGAATGGGCGCCCTTCAAGGTCCGCGTCAATGCGCTGGCCCCGGGCTTTTTCCCCGCCGAACAAAACCGCAAGATCCTCACCCCGGAACGCACCGCGGATATCCTGCGCCATACCCCTATGGGCCGTTTCGGCGACGCCGAGGAACTAGTGGGAGCGGTGATCTGGATGGCCTCGCAAAAGGCTGCTGCATTTGTCACCGGCGCCCTGATTCGCGTTGACGGCGGATTCACCGCCATGACGATCTAA
- a CDS encoding tagaturonate epimerase family protein produces the protein MTLGKYSIGIGDRFGRQGEAQLQALQRLKVQGVTVTPVWNKSYREHSIINSQPADTRAEADAAVAALGWQEPYFVDADHVGMKTVDHFLAASDFFTIDVADFIGQVAEQSALDAFVARCQPFTGTLQIPLIPEPFSVTRDQIAGIGANYLFAIEEAQRIYRHIAAGKHDQPFVVEISMDETNLPQSPVELFFILAAVAWKEIPVTTIAPKFTGRFNKGVDYVGDPAQFTREFEEDLAVIAFARDRFGLPSGLKLSVHSGSDKFALYGPINAALKKYNAGLHLKTAGTTWLEEVIGLAEAGGEGLAMAKAIYRHARARFEELCKPYATVIDIDPARLPAPDEVDGWEADQFAAVLRHNQSQPLYNPHFRQLIHVGYKVAAEMGERYLQALERFRPVIAKNVTENILERHLLRIFL, from the coding sequence ATGACCTTGGGAAAATACTCGATCGGTATCGGCGACCGTTTCGGCCGCCAGGGAGAGGCACAGCTTCAGGCCCTGCAGCGGCTCAAGGTGCAGGGTGTGACCGTGACGCCCGTCTGGAACAAGTCCTATCGCGAGCATTCGATCATCAACAGCCAGCCCGCCGATACCCGGGCTGAGGCGGATGCCGCCGTCGCAGCGCTGGGCTGGCAGGAGCCCTACTTCGTCGATGCCGACCACGTCGGCATGAAAACCGTCGACCATTTTCTTGCCGCCAGCGACTTTTTCACCATCGACGTGGCTGATTTCATCGGCCAGGTTGCCGAACAGAGCGCCCTCGACGCCTTCGTGGCCCGCTGCCAGCCCTTCACCGGCACCCTGCAGATCCCGCTGATTCCCGAACCCTTCTCAGTCACCCGCGACCAGATCGCCGGGATCGGAGCCAACTATCTCTTCGCCATCGAGGAAGCGCAACGCATCTATCGCCACATCGCGGCGGGCAAACACGACCAGCCCTTCGTCGTCGAAATCTCGATGGACGAGACCAACCTGCCGCAAAGCCCGGTGGAGCTTTTCTTCATCCTCGCCGCGGTCGCCTGGAAGGAGATCCCGGTGACGACCATCGCCCCTAAATTCACCGGCCGTTTCAACAAGGGGGTCGACTATGTCGGGGATCCGGCTCAGTTCACCCGCGAGTTTGAAGAGGACCTGGCGGTTATCGCTTTCGCCCGTGACCGCTTCGGCCTGCCCTCCGGCTTGAAGCTGAGCGTCCACTCCGGCAGCGACAAGTTCGCCCTCTATGGACCTATCAACGCTGCCCTGAAAAAATACAACGCCGGCCTCCATCTCAAGACCGCCGGCACTACCTGGCTTGAGGAGGTCATCGGCCTGGCCGAGGCCGGGGGAGAGGGACTGGCGATGGCTAAGGCCATTTACCGCCATGCCCGGGCCCGTTTCGAGGAGCTCTGCAAACCCTATGCGACCGTGATCGACATCGATCCCGCCCGTCTGCCGGCGCCGGACGAGGTCGATGGCTGGGAGGCGGACCAGTTCGCCGCTGTGCTGCGCCATAACCAGAGCCAGCCGCTTTATAATCCCCATTTCCGTCAACTCATTCACGTCGGCTACAAGGTGGCCGCTGAAATGGGCGAGCGCTATCTGCAGGCGCTGGAGCGGTTCCGTCCAGTCATCGCTAAAAATGTCACGGAGAACATCCTGGAGCGCCATCTGCTCCGTATTTTTTTGTAG
- the uxaC gene encoding glucuronate isomerase encodes MTEPLILDENRFFDSDPAVRRIARDLYQGVKNLPIVSPHGHVDPRLFSKNRPFPDPAELILIPDHYIFRMLYSQGIELENLGVPTIDGTPVATDHRRIWQIFAENYFLFAATPTGVWLNHELALLFGIEEKLDGDSAMRIYDQIQEKLQSPEFLPRALFERMNIEVLTTTDGAADTLAEHQALRDSGWKGRVLPAFRPDAVTNLAHPDWSRAIAELGAVCGFEINSYARFINALEQRRAFFKTMGAASTDQGVESPWTQELSPGEAERIFQLALRGRAGKAEAGQFTAHMIMEMARMSIEDGLVMQLHPGALRNHNAKIYQRFGPDKGCDIPVQTEYTRNLQPLLNKYGNDPRLTLVVFTLDEATYARELAPLAGHYPAMKLGPSWWFHDSIEGMTRFRQQVTETAGFYNTTGFVDDTRAFPSIPARHDLARRIDSNFLAGLVTRHIIDLSDARRLSRALAYDLVKKTYKF; translated from the coding sequence ATGACCGAACCCCTGATCCTCGATGAAAACCGTTTTTTCGATTCCGATCCAGCCGTCCGCCGGATCGCCCGCGACCTCTACCAGGGGGTCAAGAATCTACCGATCGTCAGCCCCCATGGCCATGTCGACCCCCGGCTCTTCTCCAAAAACCGCCCCTTTCCCGATCCAGCGGAACTGATTCTCATCCCGGACCACTATATCTTCCGCATGCTCTACTCCCAGGGCATCGAGCTGGAAAACCTCGGGGTTCCCACCATCGACGGCACACCGGTGGCCACCGACCATCGCCGCATCTGGCAGATCTTTGCGGAAAACTATTTCCTCTTCGCCGCGACGCCCACCGGCGTCTGGCTCAACCATGAACTCGCCCTCCTCTTCGGCATTGAAGAAAAGCTCGACGGCGACTCGGCCATGCGCATTTACGACCAGATCCAGGAAAAACTGCAATCGCCCGAGTTCCTGCCGCGCGCCCTCTTCGAGCGCATGAACATCGAAGTGCTCACGACCACCGATGGCGCCGCCGACACCCTCGCCGAACACCAGGCGCTGCGGGATTCGGGCTGGAAGGGACGGGTCCTGCCCGCCTTTCGCCCCGATGCCGTCACCAACCTGGCACATCCGGACTGGAGCCGAGCGATCGCCGAGCTTGGCGCCGTCTGCGGCTTTGAAATCAACTCCTACGCTCGCTTCATCAACGCCCTCGAGCAGCGCCGCGCCTTTTTCAAAACGATGGGCGCCGCTTCGACCGACCAGGGTGTCGAATCCCCTTGGACCCAGGAACTCTCACCCGGAGAAGCCGAACGGATCTTTCAGCTCGCGCTGCGCGGCCGGGCCGGCAAGGCCGAGGCCGGCCAGTTCACCGCCCACATGATCATGGAGATGGCCCGAATGAGCATCGAGGATGGCCTGGTCATGCAGCTTCATCCCGGCGCCCTGCGCAACCACAACGCAAAGATTTACCAGCGTTTTGGGCCGGACAAGGGCTGCGACATTCCGGTGCAGACCGAATACACGCGCAACCTCCAGCCGCTGCTCAATAAATATGGCAACGATCCCCGCCTGACCCTCGTTGTCTTCACCCTCGACGAAGCCACCTACGCACGCGAGCTCGCCCCCCTTGCCGGCCACTATCCCGCAATGAAGCTGGGGCCCTCCTGGTGGTTCCACGACAGCATCGAGGGGATGACGCGCTTCCGCCAGCAGGTGACAGAGACCGCCGGCTTTTACAACACCACCGGTTTTGTCGATGACACCCGGGCCTTCCCCTCGATCCCGGCCCGCCACGATCTAGCCCGGCGTATCGATTCCAATTTCCTGGCCGGCCTCGTCACCCGTCACATTATCGACCTCAGCGATGCGCGCCGCCTCAGCCGCGCCCTCGCCTATGATCTGGTCAAAAAAACCTACAAATTCTGA
- a CDS encoding LacI family DNA-binding transcriptional regulator, which translates to MRPTIADIAQLAQVSKATVSAVINNRPGISPQTRSRVLAVINKFNYRPNEIARSLSSRKTRSIGLVIKEIDNPYFARIMKGVFDVCREHGYTVLLGSSELSPAQERQSIEALASQRVGGLIISPLQGPDSDFTWLADLLRDDYPLVMLGQVQNYHTTVVDIDNVQAARKAVEYLIALGHRDIAYFAGPSYSSHSEERQRGYQQALMNHNLPVRPDFILPVGSERELGYQAGLTLFRRPGPHPTALFCYNDLVAIGLTNALNTLHIAVPEQVSVIGCDDLDLAQCYRIPLTTIHVPAYEIGRTAAEGIIHDLESGEHAKPQIVLFEARLVERLSCAPPPRHR; encoded by the coding sequence ATGCGTCCAACCATCGCCGATATCGCCCAGCTCGCCCAGGTCTCCAAGGCCACCGTCTCCGCCGTCATCAATAACCGCCCCGGCATCTCCCCGCAAACCCGCTCCCGCGTCCTCGCGGTCATCAATAAGTTCAACTACCGCCCCAACGAAATCGCCCGCTCCCTCTCCAGCCGCAAAACCCGCTCCATCGGCCTGGTCATCAAGGAGATCGATAATCCCTATTTCGCCCGCATCATGAAAGGCGTCTTCGACGTCTGCCGCGAACACGGCTACACCGTCCTCCTCGGCAGCTCCGAACTCTCCCCGGCCCAGGAACGGCAGAGCATCGAAGCCCTCGCCAGCCAACGCGTCGGCGGTTTGATCATCTCCCCCCTTCAGGGACCCGATTCCGATTTCACCTGGCTCGCCGACCTCCTCCGCGATGACTACCCCCTGGTCATGCTCGGCCAAGTCCAGAATTATCACACCACCGTCGTCGACATCGACAACGTCCAAGCCGCACGCAAGGCCGTCGAATACCTAATCGCCCTCGGCCACCGCGATATCGCCTACTTCGCGGGCCCCTCCTATTCCAGCCATAGCGAGGAACGCCAGCGCGGCTATCAGCAAGCCTTGATGAACCACAACCTGCCCGTGCGGCCGGACTTCATCCTCCCGGTCGGATCGGAACGCGAGCTCGGCTACCAGGCCGGCCTCACCCTCTTCCGCCGACCCGGCCCCCATCCGACCGCCCTCTTTTGCTATAACGACCTCGTCGCCATCGGCCTGACCAATGCTCTTAATACACTCCACATCGCTGTGCCCGAACAGGTCTCGGTCATCGGCTGCGATGACCTCGACCTCGCCCAGTGCTACCGCATCCCCCTGACCACCATCCATGTCCCCGCCTACGAGATCGGTCGCACCGCCGCCGAAGGCATCATCCACGACCTCGAAAGCGGGGAGCATGCCAAGCCCCAGATCGTGCTGTTCGAAGCCCGGCTGGTCGAGCGCCTCTCCTGTGCACCACCACCCCGCCATCGATAG
- a CDS encoding CBS domain-containing protein, with amino-acid sequence MTTVKHLLQSKPSGVATITPEATALEALQRMAEQEIGALIVVEGKKVVGIFSERDYARKVSLRGRTTRHSRVSELMTRRVYYAEPGQSINEIMALMTAKRIRHLPVLEKGELVGVISIGDVVKAVIAEHEFTIHELEKYITGSYGPDL; translated from the coding sequence ATGACGACTGTTAAACATTTGCTGCAAAGCAAGCCAAGCGGAGTCGCGACCATAACACCGGAGGCGACGGCGCTCGAGGCGCTGCAGCGTATGGCGGAACAGGAGATCGGTGCGCTGATCGTCGTGGAGGGGAAGAAGGTTGTGGGGATTTTTTCAGAGCGGGACTATGCCCGCAAGGTGAGCCTGCGCGGCCGGACCACCCGGCATAGCCGGGTCAGTGAGCTGATGACCCGGCGCGTTTACTACGCCGAGCCGGGGCAGAGCATCAACGAGATCATGGCGCTGATGACCGCCAAGCGCATCCGCCATCTACCGGTGCTGGAGAAGGGGGAACTGGTGGGGGTGATCTCAATCGGGGATGTGGTCAAGGCCGTCATCGCCGAACACGAATTCACTATTCATGAACTGGAAAAATACATCACCGGCAGCTACGGCCCCGATCTATAG